From one Montipora capricornis isolate CH-2021 chromosome 10, ASM3666992v2, whole genome shotgun sequence genomic stretch:
- the LOC138020795 gene encoding plasmanylethanolamine desaturase 1-like — MVAITTRRSEPQLTERNQTGRINLPGTFAGILVADFSSGFVHWAADTWGSISIPIVGKAFIRPFREHHVDPTAITRHDLIETNGDNCLLTLPGLCYMSYRYLTLDQETIQASYGTDCFLFTLAVFVTLTNQIHKWSHTYFGLPFWVQKLQDWHIILPPKHHRIHHVSHDNYFCITTGWLNYPLEVIRFWACLEWIIEKTTGAKPRSDDSEWQGNSK, encoded by the exons CTAACCGAAAGAAATCAAACTGGCAGAATCAACTTACCCGGTACAT TTGCAGGCATATTGGTAGCAGATTTCAGCTCTGGTTTTGTCCATTGGGCAGCAGACACATGGGGCTCAATAAGTATTCCCATCGTCGGCAAAGCTTTCATCCGTCCCTTCAGAGAGCATCACGTGGATCCTACGGCCATAACAAGGCATGATCTTATTGAAACCAATGGTGACAACTGCTTGTTGACCCTTCCAGGATTATGCTACATGTCGTACCGATATTTAACTCTGGATCAGGAAACAATACAGGCGTCTTATGGGACAGATTGTTTCCTGTTCACATTGGCTGTCTTTGTAACACTCACCAATCAGATTCACAAGTGGTCCCACACCTACTTTGGTTTGCCCTTTTGGGTCCAAAAACTACAAGACTGGCACATCATCTTGCCACCAAAACATCATCGTATTCATCATGTATCGCATGATAATTATTTCTGCATTACAACAGGCTGGTTGAATTATCCATTAGAGGTTATCAGGTTCTGGGCTTGTTTAGAGTGGATAATTGAGAAAACCACAGGAGCTAAGCCAAGATCTGATGACTCTGAATGGCAAGGAAATTCTAAGTAA
- the LOC138018828 gene encoding uncharacterized protein: MSVDGEHSEAVGDEEDRIESLKQQKAKDKTAFTKNKNKLLSLLDEEDYPSRREVKAACQMLCEVQERTMSTMEELSGEYLRSKEKEKRKKLTAEMDRLEAEFSEAYDKAQEYLDNRKGELSSLATDASENTRQRRIEEGVVRKSVEWQALEEQVKREQDIARQREGLEELRRQYQSRLFDEEELQDLKESEIKGPETRKIPANNWAKSRSTPSLGKDIWNQLKRVSIPIVNGDKRLYEGWKTAFMACVDKAPATPEYKLLQLRQYLSGEALKVVEPLGHSAAAYETAKERLERKFGGKRRQIALHLEELENFKPLRPGNARDLERLADLLDVTVVNLREAGRHDELGSGSLYLSLCKKLTEAMLAHYHRWIHENGRWQSVETLRNLIIQEAEFQTVASETIYGLKKRGHKKDSGVTFFGNTQKSSAPQRRVGFRPCKVCSGHHGVWRCDKFKAMSPPARWETAKSLKLCYRCLGGDHNGETCVRSRVCGINNCKNTHNRLLHRDSAPADRSEQGASHDRPEMEQGASGGSQTAAEGETNNEMSLTPPQDLTEQATERSHSTVTSQNAQPRFVALRTVPVFLKNGNRRIKVNALLDEASTKTYLNADVAAERGLQGHPQSVTVNVLNGQTETFETTPVEVELESLDGNVKTTINAFTAERVTGNMKVIDWGKYAAKYTHLEGIQFPNPGIRPIVDLLIGIDYAELHYSLKDVRGQPGDPVARLTPLGWTCTGTVSGLRGGDYQSSFTHTYFVREQLNTDEISGLLRQFWEIENPRTSHDRPVLNPDEQCALEQVQKSLKYLDGSYQVALPWKKNVPDLPDNYDMALRRLYNTEKRLLKNPEIAGAYSENITQYLEKGYIRKIDPTEEKPARRWYLPHFPVVRLDRVTTKTRIVFDASAKFGGVSLNDVIYQGPKLQKDLKDVLLRFRRHPVGLVCDIAEMYLRIEVTPKDRSCQRFLWRSLDQQTKPEEYEFNRVVFGINSSPFQAQFVSQTHAEKHKDELPLAAEAVSKSTYMDDSMDSVLDDSQGIELYKQLDELWSKAGMHARKWLSNSSQVLEKIPIKDRASEVDINKDPLPTVKTLGITWLPEEDVFTFKAHPPEENFQLTKRNFLKRIATLFDPVGFLAPFTIRAKVMMQEMWVAGLEWDELCPREVVHKS, translated from the coding sequence ATGTCAGTGGACGGCGAGCATAGCGAAGCAGTTGGCGATGAAGAGGACCGCATCGAAAGTCTAAAACAGCAAAAGGCGAAAGATAAAACGGCGTTCaccaagaacaagaacaagttGTTAAGCCTTCTAGATGAAGAAGATTATCCGAGTCGGCGGGAAGTCAAGGCGGCTTGCCAAATGCTTTGTGAAGTGCAAGAACGCACAATGTCAACAATGGAAGAATTATCGGGAGAATATTTACGCtccaaagagaaagagaaacgaaaaaagCTCACCGCTGAAATGGACAGATTAGAGGCGGAATTTTCGGAGGCTTATGACAAGGCTCAAGAATATTTGGACAATCGGAAGGGTGAATTATCGAGTTTGGCAACAGACGCATCAGAAAATACTCGCCAACGTCGAATCGAAGAAGGAGTTGTACGAAAAAGTGTGGAATGGCAAGCTCTGGAGGAGCAAGTTAAGCGAGAACAAGATATCGCTCGTCAAAGAGAAGGTTTAGAGGAATTACGTCGACAGTATCAAAGTCGTTTATTTGATGAAGAGGAGCTTCAAGATTTAAAAGAATCGGAGATCAAAGGTCCGGAAACAAGAAAAATTCCCGCAAACAATTGGGCAAAAAGTCGTTCAACGCCATCGCTTGGTAAGGATATTTGGAATCAACTCAAACGTGTTTCAATTCCCATAGTCAACGGAGATAAAAGATTGTATGAGGGTTGGAAAACGGCTTTCATGGCATGTGTGGACAAGGCGCCCGCTACACCTGAGTACAAATTGCTGCAGCTACGTCAATATTTATCTGGCGAAGCATTAAAAGTCGTGGAACCTTTGGGACACTCTGCGGCGGCTTATGAGACGGCAAAGGAAAGGTTGGAACGCAAGTTTGGCGGCAAACGGCGTCAGATTGCCTTGCATTTAGAAGAATTGGAGAACTTTAAGCCACTTCGCCCTGGAAATGCAAGGGACCTTGAGAGACTTGCAGATTTGTTGGACGTTACTGTAGTAAACCTGAGGGAGGCCGGTCGGCATGATGAATTAGGAAGCGGATCACTGTACCTCAGTTTGTGTAAGAAATTGACAGAAGCAATGCTAGCGCATTATCATCGGTGGATTCATGAAAATGGTCGTTGGCAGTCAGTAGAAACTTTGAGAAATTTAATTATCCAGGAAGCAGAATTCCAGACAGTAGCATCGGAAACAATTTACGGTTTGAAAAAAAGAGGACATAAGAAAGACAGTGGAGTGACCTTCTTCGGTAACACGCAGAAATCTTCAGCACCTCAGAGAAGAGTTGGATTTCGACCGTGTAAAGTTTGCAGTGGTCATCATGGGGTTTGGCGCTGTGACAAGTTCAAGGCTATGAGCCCTCCAGCGAGATGGGAAACCGCCAAGAGCCTTAAACTATGTTATCGTTGCTTAGGAGGAGATCACAACGGAGAAACGTGCGTTAGATCGAGAGTTTGCGGGATAAATAATTGTAAGAACACTCACAACCGATTGTTGCATAGAGACTCTGCGCCGGCAGACCGAAGTGAGCAGGGGGCCTCTCATGATCGTCCTGAAATGGAACAAGGAGCATCAGGTGGTTCCCAGACTGCTGCAGAAGGCGAAACAAATAATGAAATGTCTCTTACTCCTCCCCAAGATCTAACTGAGCAAGCAACAGAGAGATCTCACAGCacagtgacgtcacaaaatgCACAACCAAGATTTGTGGCGCTACGCACGGTACCAGTGTTTCTGAAGAATGGCAATCGGAGAATTAAAGTGAATGCGTTGTTGGATGAAGCTTCAACAAAAACGTATTTAAATGCTGACGTAGCTGCTGAGCGTGGACTTCAAGGACATCCTCAAAGCGTAACTGTGAATGTTTTGAATGGACAGACTGAAACCTTCGAGACTACGCCAGTTGAAGTCGAGTTGGAAAGTTTGGATGGAAATGTGAAGACTACCATAAATGCATTCACAGCAGAACGAGTCACAGGAAACATGAAAGTTATCGACTGGGGAAAGTATGCGGCAAAGTACACCCATTTGGAAGGGATACAGTTTCCAAATCCTGGCATCCGACCAATAGTGGACTTATTAATTGGAATTGATTATGCCGAATTACACTACTCGCTCAAGGATGTTCGAGGTCAACCCGGGGATCCAGTAGCAAGACTTACGCCATTAGGATGGACATGTACAGGAACAGTTAGTGGGCTCAGAGGAGGTGACTATCAGTCAAGCTTCACACACACCTATTTTGTGCGAGAACAGTTAAACACAGACGAAATAAGTGGTTTACTACGACAATTCTGGGAAATTGAGAATCCCCGCACATCACATGATCGACCCGTTCTGAATCCTGATGAGCAATGTGCATTAGAGCAGGTGCAAAAGTCTCTCAAATACTTGGATGGAAGCTATCAGGTGGCACTTCCATGGAAGAAGAACGTACCTGACCTACCAGACAATTATGACATGGCCCTACGCCGATTGTACAACACTGAGAAACGTTTACTGAAGAATCCAGAGATTGCAGGAGCCTACTCAGAAAACATCACTCAATATCTGGAGAAGGGCTACATTCGCAAGATCGACCCAACCGAAGAAAAACCCGCAAGGAGATGGTACCTGCCACACTTTCCCGTTGTAAGACTGGACAGAGTTACAACAAAGACTCGCATCGTATTTGATGCCTCTGCAAAATTTGGCGGAGTCTCCCTCAATGACGTCATTTATCAGGGACCGAAACTGCAGAAAGATTTGAAAGATGTTTTACTTCGATTCAGGAGACACCCTGTTGGACTCGTTTGTGACATCGCTGAGATGTATTTAAGAATTGAAGTTACACCTAAGGACCGATCGTGTCAACGTTTCTTATGGAGATCCTTAGATCAGCAGACAAAACCAGAAGAGTACGAGTTCAACCGAGTTGTCTTTGGGATAAACTCGTCGCCTTTCCAAGCTCAGTTCGTCTCCCAAACTCATGCTGAGAAGCATAAAGATGAGCTCCCCTTAGCTGCAGAAGCTGTGTCAAAGTCAACATACATGGATGACAGTATGGATTCGGTGTTGGACGACAGTCAAGGTATTGAGTTGTACAAGCAGTTAGATGAGCTGTGGAGTAAGGCAGGAATGCACGCTCGTAAATGGTTGTCCAATTCATCCCAGGTTCTAGAGAAGATACCAATCAAGGACAGAGCATCCGAGGTGGACATCAACAAGGATCCCCTACCAACAGTAAAGACACTGGGAATCACGTGGCTTCCAGAGGAAGACGTGTTTACGTTTAAAGCACATCCGCCCGAAGAAAACTTTCAGCTCACTAAACGGAATTTTCTGAAGAGAATCGCCACATTATTTGACCCAGTTGGGTTTTTGGCACCATTTACCATTCGAGCCAAAGTTATGATGCAGGAAATGTGGGTGGCGGGACTCGAATGGGACGAGTTATGCCCAAGGGAGGTGGTTCACAAGTCTTAA
- the LOC138021839 gene encoding uncharacterized protein, which produces MYRSLRTNLPKELMAYPAFPFPPEWPSFMTRHQVLRYLEDYANSFDLYKYIHLNSAVTNVRPLVCETNENPQWEVTVENVLIKESQVLQFDAVIVCSGHFSVPCIPVIPGLESFPGIVMHSHDYRHPDIFQGKRVVIVGGSFSGRDICLDITESADIVYLSHKHRHAITCKLPDNVELHCSVTCVSIDGTVHFEDGQQRETDAILLCTGYHYSFPFLDQACGIQVTNDRVTHLYKHIFNTKFPTMSFIGLASRACGIFKQSSLQAQYVAAVLSKEKYLPSEEEMNAAEEDDFQELLSRGLREKDAHCMTGISFDYNDTIAELAGADRIEPFLKSICEHVIDQHTSNMMDYKSNEYKLTSDGMWTVATYNK; this is translated from the exons aaCCAATCTCCCAAAGGAGCTAATGGCATATCCAGCTTTTCCATTTCCCCCTGAATGGCCATCTTTCATGACTCGTCATCAAGTTCTTAGATATCTTGAAGACTATGCGAACAGCTTTGATTTATACAAGTACATCCATTTGAATTCTGCTGTCACAAATGTTCGTCCACTAGTTTGTGAAACCAACGAAAATCCTCAGTGGGAAGTTACTGTGGAAAACGTCCTCATTAAAGAGTCCCAAGTTCTCCAATTTGACGCAGTTATTGTTTGCAGTGG ccatttttctgttcctTGTATACCGGTTATTCCTGGTTTGGAGTCGTTCCCTGGGATCGTCATGCACAGTCATGATTATCGACATCCTGATATCTTCCAAGGAAAAAGAGTAGTTATTGTTGGTGGTTCTTTTTCTGGTCGAGATATATGTCTTGACATAACTGAATCTGCAGATATAGTCTACCTCAGCCACAAACATCGTCATGCTATAACTTGTAAGCTTCCGGACAATGTTGAGCTTCACTGCTCCGTAACTTGTGTGTCCATTGATGGGACTGTTCATTTTGAGGATGGACAGCAAAGGGAAACGGATGCCATCTTGCTCTGCACTGGATACCATTATTCATTTCCCTTCCTTGATCAGGCTTGTGGCATTCAAGTCACTAATGACCGAGTAACGCATCTATACAAACACATTTTCAACACCAAATTCCCCACAATGTCATTCATTGGGCTAGCCTCTAGGGCGTGTGGTATATTTAAACAGAGCAGCCTTCAAGCTCAGTACGTCGCAGCAGTGTTAAGCAAAGAGAAGTATTTGCCCTCTGAAGAAGAAATGAATGCTGCAGAGGAAGACGATTTCCAAGAGTTACTTTCTAGGGGTCTGCGGGAAAAAGATGCTCATTGTATGACAGGAATATCATTTGATTATAACGATACCATTGCTGAGTTAGCAGGAGCAGATAGGATTGAACCATTTCTGAAAAGCATTTGCGAACATGTAATTGATCAGCATACAAGTAACATGATGGATTACAAGAGTAACGAGTATAAGCTGACATCCGATGGAATGTGGACAGTTGCTACCTATAACAAGTAA